Proteins encoded within one genomic window of Pseudalkalibacillus sp. SCS-8:
- a CDS encoding nodulation protein NfeD, which yields MGPLKHITKIMKISFYMVLIIVPILLMQINPSNAAEGKGVVYFAPVQDAVERGLEKFLERSITTAEENGADYLVLEIDTPGGLVEAAGNIAKIMRDSEVPIIAYVTKRALSAGAYISLNADQIVMKPSTTMGAAAVIDSQGNTAGKKAESAWLAEMKASAELNNRDPIYALAMADEDIVLEDLGVKKGELLTLDAKQAKKVGYAEAIVNNRNELLDHLELPDAEIREIELSFAENIARYITHPVVVPILLSIGSIGLVLELYSPGFGIPGMLGLGSLLLFFFGHMIAGLAGWESLILFILGIGLIIAEVFVPGGILGVGGILAVLIGIVLAGGSLGNILLSILIAMIATIVVSILFLKYFGYNGPLKKIILFDSTSNERGYISNVTRSELIGLTGRTLTPLRPSGTAVIGDDRYDVVTEGNYIGLNRPIKIVKTEGSRIIVREVEEVENQGGNQ from the coding sequence GTGGGTCCTTTGAAACACATAACGAAAATCATGAAAATCTCTTTTTATATGGTTTTGATCATCGTTCCGATATTGCTTATGCAAATCAATCCTTCCAATGCTGCTGAAGGGAAAGGTGTCGTCTACTTTGCACCAGTACAAGATGCAGTGGAACGGGGGCTTGAGAAGTTTTTGGAACGATCGATTACTACAGCCGAGGAAAACGGGGCTGACTACCTTGTGCTGGAGATTGATACTCCAGGCGGACTTGTGGAAGCTGCAGGGAATATTGCTAAAATCATGCGTGATTCTGAAGTGCCAATCATCGCATATGTGACGAAGCGAGCTTTATCCGCAGGCGCCTATATTTCTCTGAATGCCGACCAGATCGTCATGAAGCCATCTACGACGATGGGGGCTGCTGCCGTCATCGATTCGCAAGGGAATACAGCCGGGAAGAAAGCAGAATCTGCCTGGCTTGCTGAGATGAAAGCCTCAGCCGAACTAAACAATCGGGATCCGATCTATGCGTTGGCAATGGCTGATGAAGATATCGTACTTGAAGACCTTGGTGTCAAAAAAGGTGAGTTATTGACACTTGATGCGAAGCAGGCGAAGAAAGTCGGCTATGCGGAAGCAATCGTCAACAATCGGAATGAATTACTCGATCATCTAGAGCTTCCGGATGCTGAAATAAGAGAAATTGAATTATCGTTTGCTGAAAACATCGCACGTTATATCACACATCCGGTCGTCGTGCCAATCCTGCTTTCCATCGGAAGCATCGGTCTTGTCCTTGAACTTTATTCACCTGGCTTTGGAATACCTGGTATGTTAGGGCTTGGTTCGTTATTGCTCTTCTTCTTTGGGCATATGATTGCAGGTCTAGCCGGATGGGAATCACTTATTCTGTTCATACTTGGTATAGGGCTGATCATTGCGGAAGTCTTTGTGCCAGGAGGTATCCTGGGGGTCGGTGGTATTTTAGCCGTCCTAATCGGGATCGTTCTGGCAGGTGGGTCGCTTGGTAACATCTTGTTATCAATTTTGATTGCCATGATCGCTACGATTGTCGTGTCCATTCTGTTCCTGAAGTATTTTGGGTACAATGGGCCGCTGAAGAAAATCATCCTATTCGACTCCACGTCCAATGAAAGAGGGTACATTTCAAACGTTACGAGAAGTGAGTTGATCGGCTTGACTGGGCGAACGTTGACACCATTACGTCCGTCTGGGACAGCAGTAATCGGCGATGATCGATATGATGTGGTAACGGAAGGCAATTACATTGGATTGAATCGTCCAATAAAAATTGTGAAAACAGAAGGT
- a CDS encoding GatB/YqeY domain-containing protein gives MSLLDRLNEDMKQAMRNKDKQRLTVIRMVKASLQNESIKLGHELNEEEELTVLSREVKQRKDSLQEFEKAGRDDLVENLRQEIEILQEYLPEQLSEEEVDQIVKETIQQVGATSKQDMGKVMGAIMPKVKGKADGGLVNRLVQQNLS, from the coding sequence TTGAGTCTTCTTGACCGTTTGAATGAAGATATGAAGCAAGCGATGAGAAACAAAGACAAACAACGATTGACGGTCATTCGTATGGTGAAGGCCTCTCTTCAGAACGAGTCGATCAAGTTAGGACACGAATTGAACGAAGAAGAGGAATTGACGGTTCTTTCACGTGAAGTTAAACAGCGGAAAGACTCCCTCCAGGAATTCGAGAAAGCTGGTCGTGATGATCTAGTCGAAAACTTACGTCAAGAGATTGAAATACTTCAAGAGTATCTCCCTGAACAGTTATCTGAGGAAGAAGTCGACCAAATTGTTAAGGAAACCATCCAACAAGTTGGCGCAACTTCCAAACAAGATATGGGGAAAGTGATGGGAGCCATCATGCCTAAAGTAAAAGGTAAAGCTGATGGTGGTCTCGTGAACCGTTTAGTTCAACAGAACTTATCGTAA
- the rpsU gene encoding 30S ribosomal protein S21, producing the protein MSIRTSVRKNESIEDALRRFKRNVSKEGTLAEVRKRKHYEKPSVKRKKKSEAARKRKY; encoded by the coding sequence ATGTCCATTAGAACTAGTGTTCGTAAGAACGAATCTATAGAAGATGCACTTCGTCGTTTCAAGCGCAACGTTTCTAAAGAAGGAACATTGGCAGAGGTACGTAAGCGTAAGCATTACGAAAAGCCAAGCGTTAAGCGTAAGAAGAAGTCTGAAGCTGCTCGTAAGCGTAAGTACTAA
- a CDS encoding Na/Pi symporter, whose protein sequence is MQIFSLFAVFLTIFLFGMTVMRIGLSAASKQKLQTWLLKYTNTTWKSFLAGILITAIMQSSSAVMVIVIGLVAVGIMSFRQSIGIILGANIGTTVTTEIITLEISQLILPFLIIGVVLILLPKTWTFCLGSTLFGLGCMFVAMNGFETLSDPITDLKSVKNFLNITDEHLWLSLGLGTTMTAVIQSSTATTAIIMPLMNENILTLTSGIAILLGANVGTCVTALIACIGTSKEAKLVAFAHVWINIIGVVLFLPFLSGFSEIVMLLTQLPDVQIAHASVLFNVISSLLLLPFAGMLASWIARVHGYRVVS, encoded by the coding sequence ATGCAAATCTTTTCTCTATTCGCCGTATTCCTGACGATTTTCTTGTTCGGAATGACGGTCATGCGCATAGGATTAAGTGCCGCTTCAAAACAAAAATTGCAAACCTGGCTATTGAAATATACGAATACAACCTGGAAGAGTTTCCTTGCAGGAATACTTATAACGGCGATCATGCAGAGCAGCTCCGCCGTCATGGTCATCGTAATTGGTCTGGTTGCTGTGGGGATCATGAGCTTCAGACAATCCATCGGCATTATTTTAGGTGCAAATATCGGAACGACAGTGACGACAGAAATCATCACCCTAGAAATCAGTCAGCTGATCCTGCCATTCCTTATCATTGGTGTCGTTCTCATACTTTTACCGAAAACATGGACATTCTGCCTCGGTTCGACGTTATTCGGTTTAGGATGTATGTTCGTTGCCATGAACGGCTTCGAAACGTTATCCGATCCCATTACTGATTTAAAGTCTGTGAAAAATTTTCTCAATATCACAGATGAACATCTTTGGTTAAGTTTAGGCTTAGGGACAACAATGACAGCCGTCATCCAGTCAAGTACGGCAACGACGGCGATCATCATGCCGCTGATGAACGAGAATATCCTGACCTTGACTTCAGGGATTGCAATCTTACTCGGAGCGAATGTAGGAACGTGTGTGACCGCATTGATCGCTTGTATTGGTACATCGAAGGAAGCGAAGCTTGTCGCCTTCGCTCACGTTTGGATCAACATTATCGGGGTGGTTTTATTCTTGCCGTTTTTAAGTGGTTTTTCGGAAATCGTCATGCTGCTGACCCAACTCCCAGATGTTCAGATTGCTCACGCAAGTGTCCTGTTTAACGTGATTTCGTCCTTGCTCCTGCTCCCATTCGCAGGTATGTTAGCCTCCTGGATCGCTCGGGTTCATGGGTACAGAGTCGTTTCATAA
- the deoC gene encoding deoxyribose-phosphate aldolase: protein MNIAKMIDHTALKPDMNKEDIVKLCEEAKEYNFMSVCVNPTWVPLSYELLKDTDVKVCTVIGFPLGASTPETKAFETKNAIENGATEVDMVINIGALKSKDYDLVEKDIKAVVDAAKGKALTKVIIETCLLTDEEKKQACELSVKAGADFVKTSTGFSTGGATVEDVALMRKVVGPEIGVKASGGVRGPESAQAMIDAGATRIGASSGISIVKGETSNADY, encoded by the coding sequence ATGAACATCGCAAAAATGATTGATCACACAGCTTTAAAGCCAGATATGAACAAAGAGGACATCGTCAAACTATGTGAAGAAGCGAAAGAATACAACTTCATGTCAGTATGTGTAAACCCGACGTGGGTTCCATTGTCCTATGAATTGTTGAAAGACACGGATGTGAAGGTATGTACGGTAATCGGCTTCCCATTGGGCGCTTCTACACCAGAAACAAAAGCATTCGAAACGAAGAATGCTATTGAGAACGGTGCAACAGAAGTGGACATGGTCATCAACATCGGCGCTCTGAAGAGCAAAGACTATGACCTCGTCGAAAAAGACATCAAAGCGGTTGTAGATGCAGCAAAAGGCAAAGCTCTTACAAAAGTAATCATCGAAACTTGCCTTCTTACTGACGAAGAAAAGAAGCAAGCTTGTGAGCTTTCCGTAAAAGCTGGAGCAGACTTCGTAAAAACGTCAACTGGATTCTCTACAGGTGGAGCGACTGTTGAAGACGTAGCATTGATGCGTAAGGTTGTAGGACCTGAAATCGGCGTAAAAGCAAGTGGAGGCGTACGTGGCCCAGAATCTGCTCAAGCAATGATTGATGCTGGCGCAACTCGTATCGGAGCAAGCTCTGGAATCTCAATCGTGAAAGGCGAAACGTCAAACGCTGATTATTAA
- the mtaB gene encoding tRNA (N(6)-L-threonylcarbamoyladenosine(37)-C(2))-methylthiotransferase MtaB: MPAVAFHTLGCKVNHYETEAIWQLFQDKGYERTDFEKRADVYVINTCTVTNTGDKKSRQVIRRAIRQNPDAVICVTGCYAQTSPAEVMAIPGVDVVVGTQDRVKMLDYIEQYKRERQPINGVGNIMKARVYEELEVPAFTDRTRASLKIQEGCNNFCTFCIIPWARGLLRSRKPEAVIEQAQQLVNAGYQEIVLTGIHTAGYGEDMKDYNFAQLLSDLDEQVKGLKRLRISSIEASQVTDEVIDVLDRSDKVVPHLHIPLQSGSNTVLKRMRRKYSMEMFAERLTRLKKALPGLAITSDVIVGFPGETEEEFMETYNFIKEHKFSELHVFPFSKRTGTPAANMDNQVPEDVKNERVHRLIELSNQLAKEYASEYEGEVLEIIPEEFDKDHPEGNRLIGYTANYMKVRIEGTEDLIGKLVRVKITKAGYPVNEGQFVRVMDVDQAETSATA; this comes from the coding sequence ATGCCTGCTGTAGCGTTTCATACATTAGGATGTAAAGTGAACCATTATGAAACTGAAGCGATCTGGCAATTGTTCCAGGATAAAGGATACGAACGAACAGATTTTGAAAAACGAGCGGATGTTTATGTCATTAATACGTGCACAGTAACAAACACGGGCGATAAGAAAAGTCGTCAGGTCATCCGTCGAGCCATCCGTCAGAATCCGGATGCTGTCATATGCGTGACGGGTTGTTATGCGCAGACATCCCCGGCTGAAGTGATGGCGATTCCTGGTGTAGATGTCGTCGTCGGCACCCAGGATCGTGTAAAGATGCTTGATTACATCGAGCAGTACAAAAGGGAAAGACAGCCGATCAATGGCGTCGGTAATATCATGAAGGCTCGTGTTTATGAAGAGCTGGAAGTACCTGCGTTCACGGACCGCACTCGTGCATCATTGAAAATACAGGAAGGATGCAATAATTTCTGCACGTTCTGTATTATCCCATGGGCAAGAGGACTTTTACGTTCCAGGAAGCCTGAGGCTGTCATTGAACAGGCTCAACAGCTTGTGAATGCAGGCTATCAGGAGATTGTCCTCACAGGGATCCATACTGCAGGATATGGTGAGGATATGAAGGATTATAACTTTGCCCAATTGCTTTCTGATCTGGATGAACAAGTGAAAGGACTTAAGCGTCTTCGAATTTCATCGATTGAAGCAAGTCAGGTGACCGATGAGGTGATCGACGTGCTTGATCGCTCTGATAAAGTTGTTCCACATCTCCACATACCGCTTCAATCCGGATCGAATACTGTTTTGAAACGTATGAGAAGGAAGTATAGTATGGAGATGTTCGCAGAACGATTGACAAGGCTGAAAAAGGCTTTGCCTGGTTTAGCGATCACATCTGATGTCATCGTCGGCTTCCCAGGCGAGACAGAAGAAGAATTCATGGAAACGTATAATTTCATCAAAGAGCATAAGTTTTCTGAGCTTCATGTTTTCCCATTCAGTAAACGGACGGGTACACCGGCTGCGAACATGGACAACCAAGTTCCTGAAGATGTGAAGAACGAGCGTGTCCATCGTTTGATTGAGCTTTCCAACCAATTGGCCAAAGAGTATGCTTCTGAGTATGAAGGAGAAGTCCTTGAAATCATCCCAGAGGAATTCGATAAAGACCATCCTGAAGGAAACAGGCTTATCGGGTATACAGCCAACTACATGAAGGTTCGAATTGAAGGGACAGAAGACTTGATTGGTAAACTCGTTCGAGTAAAGATCACGAAAGCGGGATACCCTGTTAACGAAGGACAATTCGTTCGTGTAATGGATGTAGACCAAGCGGAAACCTCCGCTACAGCATAA
- a CDS encoding 16S rRNA (uracil(1498)-N(3))-methyltransferase: MQRYFVTPDQMTDSTVRITGDDVKHISKVMRMSPGDQVICSDNQDRVAVCEIEELNDSSVELTIVEWSEFETELPIPVTIAQGLPKHDKLEMIVQKGTELGASKFLPFQASRSIVKWDDKKSRKKTERLLKIIKEAAEQSHRNRMPDCEEPVSFKQLLSVSEEYSIKVVAYEEEAKQDERSNLAKLLTKIDPSVDRMLVVIGPEGGLTDEEVERLQEAGFVTCGFGPRILRTETAPFYILSAVSYQLELLR, translated from the coding sequence ATGCAACGTTATTTTGTTACACCTGATCAAATGACAGATTCGACTGTAAGGATTACAGGAGATGACGTGAAACATATTTCAAAAGTGATGAGAATGTCACCTGGAGACCAAGTGATTTGCAGTGATAATCAAGATCGGGTGGCCGTTTGTGAAATTGAGGAGCTGAACGATTCATCTGTCGAGCTCACCATAGTCGAATGGAGCGAGTTTGAGACGGAACTGCCAATTCCTGTAACGATTGCACAAGGGCTACCCAAGCATGATAAACTAGAGATGATTGTCCAAAAAGGAACGGAGTTAGGCGCATCAAAATTTCTCCCTTTCCAAGCATCCAGGTCGATCGTCAAATGGGACGATAAAAAGTCCAGAAAGAAAACAGAGCGACTTTTGAAGATCATCAAGGAAGCTGCGGAGCAATCCCATCGTAACCGGATGCCGGATTGCGAAGAACCGGTTTCCTTTAAACAGTTGCTTTCTGTTAGTGAGGAATATTCGATAAAAGTCGTCGCTTACGAAGAGGAAGCCAAACAAGACGAAAGATCCAATTTGGCGAAATTACTTACAAAGATAGATCCATCGGTGGACCGGATGCTGGTCGTCATCGGGCCTGAGGGTGGCCTGACTGATGAAGAGGTGGAAAGGCTTCAAGAAGCCGGCTTCGTCACTTGTGGATTTGGACCACGGATTCTCCGTACTGAAACGGCACCATTTTATATCTTATCTGCTGTTTCTTATCAACTAGAATTATTGAGGTGA